The genomic stretch TAGAAAAAGAGACTAAAAAAGCCGACTATTTATGTCAATTTTATTTTCAGTAgtttaaggccctgttcttttggactgaaacgaatctgatctgaactaaactgaacttataggatctgaacttaactgaactgaaattataggatctgaactgaacttataggatctgaactgaactggacTTATAGGATCTTAACTtttttgaactgaacttatagaagccgaacttaactttattttattttatttaacttaactactactactactactatcatGTTTTGATTTACGAGAACACATTTAAAAACAAAGCATATAATTTTACAATTTGTTTAACTTaacttattttttaaaaaaatgaaataaaaatggatcTAAGGGTATGATCTGTATCTCGACCATATGATCCATAACCTTATCCACTGGATCTTAAATATTGCGATCCATATCCGGCGTGTTGGATCTGGATCACAAGGattccattgccatccctagtctAAAGGATcgttcatgtcagccgaccccaaatcataccccaaatcattaatcattttgggacttgggattaaggctctgatgttgttgtttatTCAACCTCTATCCTAAAAAGTCAATAACTTTCACTACTTTATTCATTCTATATtctttatttattattcattctttattatttaatCTTTTTTCATTCACGTCCTTATTTTTTGTGCAAAAAGCAAAGGAGAAGATTGATAaaacttggagggagtattaatttgcATTAAAATGTATAGTTTTATCACTTTAAATTATAGATTGATTATATGCACCTAGAACCTAGTTAGAACTTCGAACCATGTAACCTAGGTCCGTGACGACCATTTAAGGAccaattatatttatttataccGCTACCGCGACTATGACCGACGCCCAGATTTTGAAGCATGCTTGTGAGTTGTGATGTTTCTCACCCGACCCACTTAGGAGCTGTTAATTTCTGTGTTGTAGATGGGTGATTGTTCAGCGCTACTGGTTGAGTCCCTTCTTGAGGATGCTGGGTTTGATCCGAAGAATGTTGACTATAACCATCCTTTTCCCAGGTTTGATACTCTAAAGATtgctcctttttcttttgttggATATAATATAAAGATTAAAAGTTTGTTACTTACTTGCGGTTTTTGCAGAAGTGAAGTTGTGTCTTATTTTTCGAAAAGGGCCATTGATGATTGTGAAAACACAATTCGAACCTCAGTAAggaatactaatactaatactaactTGTGGGCAACATAGTTTGCATTTCTATAATTTACCATTTGCAAATTACTACCTCTTAATAAGCTCTTATAATTTCTTTAAAATTACCATGTAGTATCTTCGTGTTCATGGTTGTTCCCGAGGCTATACGACTTATGCTGTATCTTCGTGTTCATGGTTGTTCTATACGACTTGAAGTTGCTAAATTTCGAGGACTATGTTAATAGTATTCGCTCAGTAGCTATTCTATTTTGTGTTTTTGTCACTTGTGTCTTTGATTTGTTTTGTACCTCTCTGTGATGCCCTTCTTATGCTTCTAAAAGTGGATTGTTTTTCAAGGAAATGTTGCCGAGCTGGTTAAAAGAAGCAGTATGGAGGGGTTTAGGTGACAAGTTTAGCATCACTTGTCGTCTTACTTATCCTGTTTTAGCTGCATCTCCAATGCCACAAAATATGAGGCCGCTACACCATCTCCTCAAGACGACTGCTCCTTTTCTGGGGACGATAAAAAAGGTGTTTAGGCGCGGATAATTGCTCAGGTGATGATAGAAAGATCTTCCTGAACACTCTATAATTGACtatcaattttatataacttgaAACATTATCAATTACTCCATACAGGTCGGGTTGAGTTTCCTGAATACACGTTCCAACTGAAACGAGGACGTAATATTCGATTATACATCGACATCGACGACTCTAGTCTCCACATATGACTTATGACGAAGCAATGCTTTCTACGTTTACAATCAGCTTGCATGGGACACAACTCACACAATGTCTATGTTGGAAATACACATCATAAACCACCATTTTTACTTACCAATTCAACTTATATTTCCATCTTTCACTATAAATTCCAACTCCACCTACAATTCCCTACAACTCCCtctttacattattatttttCGTCTTAAATCTCGTTTTAGTACCCGAAACTTTACTACAATGGCATCTCCTATGCTTCTTGCTCTTATTGTTATTTCTGTGAGCTTTTCTTGCTCTGCCTCTATTACGCTTCCATTAAAAAGCGTCCTTTTTTCGAAAATTAAGAATTTTAAAAAGTTACGACTTCAATAACGTTTTGTGTTGTTTTCTAGAAATTTCGTATCTAAACATTTGTTTATTTTACAGCTCGCAATGATGCCAACACCAAATGCAGCCGAGTCTCCAGCTGAAGCGTACTGGAAACTGAAGTTTGGCAACGAGACTGTCATGCCAAAAATCGTCAAGGATGCACTCATAGGTATGCTTTTAATTTAATCTATTCTACCCATTTACTTGGAACTGGTTTTTGAGACAACACTTTGACCGTATTTTTCATACATATTTTTCAGGATCGGATGGGAATGCCAACGATGTCCTAAACCATATAATCCAAAAGGGTTTTACGCTATCCGAAGAACTGGAGTCAAGTATCCGTAAAGTCGGATCAATTCAGTTTTACAAGAAGGCTTCGCTTCAAACTATTCATGAAAATCCCACAAAATATCCAATCTATTTCCTCGAAACCGATCTAATCCACCCTGGAAAAACATTCAAGTTAAATTTCATGAAAACCGAAGATAATGCCAAGTTTTTGCCAATTCAAGTAGCAAAATCAATACCCTTCTCATCAAAAAAGTTACCAATAATTTTAGGCATCTTCGCGGTGAAACCAAATTCGACAGGTGCGGAAATAATGGAGGATACAATCAAGACTTGTGAGACAAAAGCAATGTCTCAAGAAAATAAGCTTTGTGCAGTTACACTTGAAGACATGGTAGACCATGTTACATCCCATGTCGGAAACAACGTGTCGACATTACAAGGGTATGTAGAGAAAAACATACAAAATGTTCATCAAATTGTGAATGCTAAGAAAGTCGAAAGTGATGTTAGTATGGTTTGCCATAAGTCGGGGTATCCATACGCCGTGTTTTACTGCCATAACCTTAAAAAGACGGTTTTATACAAGATTTCGATGGTTGATTTAGACGGGAAGAAAATGGATGCAGTCGGTGTGTGTCATAAGGATACATCTTCTTGGAATCCTAAGCATGTTTCCTTTCAACTTCTTAAGGTGAAACCTGGAACTGTTCCTGTTTGTCATTTGCTCGATGAGAGAAGTATAGCTTATGTTCTTAATTAAGTCGAAAAATTTAAGGCTTATGGAGATTGTATGATCAACCTAAATGTTTTAATTTATGAACTTCGTAATGAATAATGGAGAACAATAACATATTATCGTACCATGCCAATTATTCATCGACACAATTACAAAATTATGTAAAAGATGAGATTGTTTCGGGTTAGTCCCGCGTGAAACTATTTAAGACGGTCATATACAAGAATTTGCATATAAAGTGAAAGCGAAGAAAATCATAGAAAATCAAGTCATGGAGACGAAACTCATGAATTCTTGATCAGATAAAAGTGCATTCATTGTGTGAGGGGCTAGACATATTTGTAGCTCTACACTACCCTCGCCTTCCGGCCCAGTGAAAGCTCTGACCAGCCCATCGGCTTTGTTTCCGTACCCACATCTAACGCCCACGGCTCTACCTAACCCGAATTCAAGCCCATACAAGTCGAATCTCGTTGAGCCCATCATCAGCACGGGGTTAGGCCGGCCCTCTGAAATCAATCGAGGGGGAACCATTGTTGGGCCTTTAGCATAGGCCTGTGAGAATAAGGCACATGCTGCGTTGTCGTCTTGGGCCACTACCGCCTGGTTAAGAAGTGCGGCAGCCCAACCGAGATTATTCAAGAGTAGTTGGCCCACCTCGGTGATATTGTTAACTGCTGAAACAAAGACACCGAAATAGGCTTCTGACAAAGGCGGCTTAAACCGTGGCCTAAGGTTAGCGATCAATCTACAATTCGGCTTTTCTGTTGATGAAAGATTTCGAGCTCGACTTATGGATATCCATATTAGTGCTGTTAGAGCCTGAAAAGAAGAAAGGTTTTCAGGGACGAAATTAATACTAGTACATGACTCAACCATGGCTTTCGCCTTTTCCTTGAGCTTTTTAATTGATGTTGATGAATAATGGAATACTCTTTCCCTTAGATCGACTTCATCGGGTTGGACTATGAACTCGCGTGGTTCGAGATATGGGAGCATAACGGCCGGTCCATATGTGCAACAATTGGGTGGTCTAAAGTTAAAACGGGTACATTTGAAATATCTGATGATCCCATAACTATTTCGGACAATGAATTCATGAAATGGTAAAACGAGGTCCCATCGGCTACACTGTGGTTGATTGAGAACCCTAAAAAGACACCGTCTGATATTTCAGTCACCTGAATCGATAACAGCGATCTAGTGTGACCGTCATGATTGATAGCCCTCTCACCAAGCTCAAAGAGGGACCGAACAATAGAAGGAACATCAAGGTTAGTCAAGAGGATATCCGAGCAAGTAAGATCTAATGCTGAAGCATGGATGAGCCGAGCTCCATGAGTACCCTTATCACAATCGACATATATGCAACAAGAATGCTTATCTGCATACCTCTCTGTGGCAAGTCGTCCCGAGAGCGGATAAAAGTGTGAAAGGGTTAGAGATAGGGAATGTTGAAGCTTCTTCAAGTAAGATGAAATTGAGAAATCAGGAGGTTTTCGGAAGAGGAGACCATATTGTATGTAATCCAATGATAGTAACGCTAAATCGACAGGACTTAGGTGGTACTTCCTTTTTGACGGAACGATTTCACAGCTTGGCATAACAAACAGCTCAGTATTGAGCTTTACCTTTCGACATACCGTCATTTGCAAATTTGGTGTTTCGTTGACAAAATATGGAAGAAATATTTTACTGCACCATAACTCGAATGTTTGCTTACTTTTAGGATCTGAATGATCACAAAGCAGGTCTTGTTATTTTCGTTCACTAGTTTACAGTTTCGTGATCCTATTTGTTTGCACGCTTGTGATTTGTTCTGCATAAGAGCTGCTAATTATAAACTTTGGTCCTATATTTAAGCACGTAAAACATTATCAGAAGATAATAGGCTTATATTTAGGACGACACTGGATCTGACCGTCTTTGTAACAAAAATAATTGATCGAGTTTTTATTAGAAGCATCCCCTTTTATCAGCGGGATATTCTCCTCCAGGTACTCCAGACAATTTAATAAATAGACTCCGTAAATCTCAACTTTGATTTCTTTCATTCGTAAGAGATGATAGTCAAACATTGTCCGCTTACAAAATTCATTATCTAGCCTATTATAATAAAATTACGAAATTTATAACTAGTCAATAGACTCGAAATTTTGCTGCACCTTtgcaaaaatagaagaaatagctTACCGTTTTCTCTTCCGGTTCTTTCCAAGTTGCCCAGACTTGAAAGCATGTTCTTGTTCCTGAAGAAAAGCTTTTGCCTTACCATACTTCTCTGCTCTCTCCTGCTCTGCTCtctgtctctctttctctttaaCCTCGAGTAGGAAATGGTTATCTTTTCTCAGCTCACGTTTTGCTCCCCTTGCTTCTTTTTTATATTCTTTAGCAAGCTTTCGTTTCTCAGCTCGCTCACGATCAGGATCATAACTTTTACCTATCATGAAACTACGAAAAACAATCGTATTAGCATTCCTATTACAGGATGAATCAATACTAATTCCAATTACACGAAAAAAAGGTGGCAGCTAGCTTAGCCGTGTGTGATACTCATGATCAGGATTACTGGGTTAGATACCCGCTTAAATACCCGTGTGCTCCCTATTTTTTCTtataaaaaataacaaaaaaaaataacatcaaGGTTGATGGAAATATTACTTCTCTTCAAACTTGGGATTCAATAATTTGATGGGTACTGGCTTCTTTTTCCTCATCTGAAGAGGTCGTCGGGAAATGTGATGTTCTTCGGCTTTTGTTCTTATCTGCTCCGACAGATCTCTCAGTTTTTCTTGCAAAGGATCAGGCATGTTTTTCTGGTGTACCACTTCAATTAACAATGCTGATATAGGCAAAAATGTTTCAGGGAAGGCTTTAAGATCTCCATAAATATTAACAAATCCCTTGAGCGTTTCCACCACTGACAGAAGGACACCGACCCTGCATTCCATGGAGCTACACGATAAAATACTATCGTAGAATTGCAACCTACTTAAATTTCATGTACATGTTCATGCGTGCAAACAAAAGAACCAAAAGAAAATGCAGTATATGCATATGTGAATACAGAGCTAGACACAAACAAGAAATAAAAGCCTCTGGTAGTGTACAACTGTACAAGTACAGCCAGCCACGGATGTTCAAGTGGCAACTGTCATGACGCTTAAAACCATCAAGTACATATCAAACCCTCTACTACAGCTTATCCCGAAGCGGATGTTACTCATATTGAATTATTGAACCATATGGCTGGATCGTAACAGCATTCTGCTTTTGTGCATCTAAATAGAATGTCCACGTCAATGTTTTCGTCTAAAGACTTCAAATCATCATGCTATCTTAATTCTTAACCGCAAATATCAGC from Silene latifolia isolate original U9 population chromosome 2, ASM4854445v1, whole genome shotgun sequence encodes the following:
- the LOC141644077 gene encoding BURP domain-containing protein 5-like isoform X2, with the protein product MSMLEIHIINHHFYLPIQLIFPSFTINSNSTYNSLQLPLYIIIFRLKSRFSTRNFTTMASPMLLALIVISLAMMPTPNAAESPAEAYWKLKFGNETVMPKIVKDALIGSDGNANDVLNHIIQKGFTLSEELESSIRKVGSIQFYKKASLQTIHENPTKYPIYFLETDLIHPGKTFKLNFMKTEDNAKFLPIQVAKSIPFSSKKLPIILGIFAVKPNSTGAEIMEDTIKTCETKAMSQENKLCAVTLEDMVDHVTSHVGNNVSTLQGYVEKNIQNVHQIVNAKKVESDVSMVCHKSGYPYAVFYCHNLKKTVLYKISMVDLDGKKMDAVGVCHKDTSSWNPKHVSFQLLKVKPGTVPVCHLLDERSIAYVLN
- the LOC141644077 gene encoding BURP domain-containing protein 3-like isoform X3, yielding MASPLLLALILISLAMMPTPNAAESPAEAYWKLKFGNETVMPKIVKDALIGSDGNANDVLNHIIQKGFTLSEELESSIRKVGSIQFYKKASLQTIHENPTKYPIYFLETDLIHPGKTFKLNFMKTEDNAKFLPIQVAKSIPFSSKKLPIILGIFAVKPNSTGAEIMEDTIKTCETKAMSQENKLCAVTLEDMVDHVTSHVGNNVSTLQGYVEKNIQNVHQIVNAKKVESDVSMVCHKSGYPYAVFYCHNLKKTVLYKISMVDLDGKKMDAVGVCHKDTSSWNPKHVSFQLLKVKPGTVPVCHLLDERSIAYVLN
- the LOC141626866 gene encoding uncharacterized protein LOC141626866, with translation MTVCRKVKLNTELFVMPSCEIVPSKRKYHLSPVDLALLSLDYIQYGLLFRKPPDFSISSYLKKLQHSLSLTLSHFYPLSGRLATERYADKHSCCIYVDCDKGTHGARLIHASALDLTCSDILLTNLDVPSIVRSLFELGERAINHDGHTRSLLSIQVTEISDGVFLGFSINHSVADGTSFYHFMNSLSEIVMGSSDISNALTALIWISISRARNLSSTEKPNCRLIANLRPRFKPPLSEAYFGVFVSAVNNITEVGQLLLNNLGWAAALLNQAVVAQDDNAACALFSQAYAKGPTMVPPRLISEGRPNPVLMMGSTRFDLYGLEFGLGRAVGVRCGYGNKADGLVRAFTGPEGEGSVELQICLAPHTMNALLSDQEFMSFVSMT